In Citrus sinensis cultivar Valencia sweet orange chromosome 3, DVS_A1.0, whole genome shotgun sequence, the sequence ATGTTCtgaaattgttcattttttataaatcaaaaAAGTTTACATGTtgcttgatattttaatagttGCATTTATCAAATGCAAGAAGAATGAGTTTCTTAGGAAATGTGAGATCCTGTTTATGTTCAGATGTTGATTATTTGTTCCTTAATGGCATGCTATTTTAAATGCAGACGTTATTGAAAAAGTTTCATAAAGGGCCCCCTAAAGTCAGGACTCAGGTATTTTTCTTAgagttgatatttttataaagctGTTCGTGGCTCTGGCTGTACTgtatactagaagaattagcTCACCTCTTTGGTTTTGTAGATTAGCATTGCGGTTGCTGCTTTGGCTGTACACATTTCTGCCGAAGATTGGGGAGGTGGTGGTATTGTTAACTGGCTTCGGGATGAGATGAATTCTCATCCAGAATTTGTACCTGGATTTTTGGAGCTACTTACAGTCTTGCCTGAGGTATCTATAAACCACCTGCTGGAGATAGATTCTTCAAAATGCATTTTGTTTCCTTCTCCCTTTTTGTGATTGCACAGTCCATACATGGTTTGCTTCACCAAATAGCAACTAATGTAAAACTTGTGACAAACTGGCCCTggtaaaattgattttcatgagagaacttttaatttgataaaaattctgaTATTGCTGTATGATGCAAGAATTCAACATgcaatttctcttttaaacTTGGCAAGTGTAAAATCATGTGGAGCGCCTTATTAATctgttttaaaaattgatatttctGAATACTGGCCAAGATGAATCAATCttaatgaatttgattattaGGAGTTACTGTTTTTGAGGACACTGTTGATCCTATCAAATGCTGACTGATTTAGAGCACCGCTTTAGAGCACTTAATCAGGATGGCTTCATGTATTTAGTATGAACATGTGAATCGTTACCTTTTTCCATGGAAGATGACATATAACTACATAACTGTTTTGTTAGCATGGAGAATATTTCTGTACTACCTAATGTCATTTTCCCCTTCTGTTTGTTTTTGCATCAGGAAGTTTCCAACTACAAGATAGCAGCCCGTCCAGAAAGACGTCGCCAATTTGAAAAAGAGCTGACTTCTCAGATGGAGGTTGCTCTTAGTACATTGACTGCTTGTTTGCATATTAATGAACTCAAGGAGCAGGTAAAAACATTTCTTCGGATGATGCGGTTTGCAACTGAGTTCATATGGttattattaaagaaagtttcgcttcttaatttttgtgtttgattAGTGTGCtgttgaaaatatttagatGGGTTCTGTTTATTGAAGTGGTGGAAAGTATGAAAAGGGAGTCATTCATTTTAAAAGTCAAGTCCACTGATAGTATGCCtccattattttgtttttttaattgggtACTCTTCAAATGAGGGCCCAATGTTGCCTAAGTTTCACTAAAATTAACTAGTTTTTATTAGACGTCATCGGGGAATATCTAGATTATGAATTCAAAATGCAAATCCTTCAACTGAATAtgtcatctttttgtttttagagTTCTTTCTTagccttaaaattttatagctGAATAGCAAAAGTGATATGGTGCAGAAAAGGCAGCACCATTGAGACAATAATCATGGTTCTATTGTAGCAGTTGGTAACTATCGGTGGCATGGCATAGATTGTCTTCTAAAACtgtaaaaattgtatttactAGCTCTTTAGCTATTCTTTTCAGTGGTTCACttctggaaattttaattttcaaccaGGACTTATAAAACTTTGGCATTGTCATTCCCAATGTAATAGATATATGCatcattatataaaataaaatagaaagaacaaaaaaattgaaagttcctcttttaagtttttcatcAGGTGGCTTTTTGATCATTTCATCTTTTGATTGGTTTCCCAGGTTCTTGAGGCATTTGCATCTTGGCTTCGCTTGAAGCATAGGTAAGTATTTTGGACCTTATGTTTTGTGGGGGGGATGAATTATCCaagtcatttttcttggttgCTAGCATTCCCTTTATTCAGGGAATTGTTTTGTGTTAGACatgtatttctatttattttgattgttgTTTTGCGTTACTTCCCGACTAGATGTTTAGATGTTTTGGCAGTTATATTTTATCCATCTAGGGAATTATCCTTGAATGGTTTGAACCAGAAACAGGGAATTGTTTAGTGCATTAGAAATGTTTTGGCAGTTATACAGTCTCACCCCATAAAGATGGTGGGTGGAATAGGTGTATGAAGAGTTTCATCTGTTAAAGGATTGCTGATCTATTGTTGCTTGCGGCTAATTTATAAAGCTTGTTTCTGTTAATACCCTAATTCCTGTTTGGTTACTTGCTTTTAAACTGTGGCCAAAATGTTTGACCTTACCAATTTGCCCTCTTTATAGGGAATAATCTATGATATGGAAATTCATGGAACTTATTTTTGGTTTCAGGATCCCTGGATCTGTGCTGGCCTCTCATCCATTGGTGCTGACAGCTCTCTCAAGTTTGCATTCTGAGATACTTTCTGAGGCATCTGTTAATGGTATTACTTGTGGGACAAACTAATGTTCTTAGCTTGGTGTGATCaacacttttttcttttttaaattttccgAGTCTTTGCCAATGAAGTGCAGCAAATTTGGAGATGGAAAAGTCTTGGATTTAGTTCttaccattaattaattacttttccttttcgtCTTTGCAGTCATTTCTGAATTGATACACTACTCAGCAGCTGGAAGTTCTGGTGGTGCCACTGTAAACATGCCCTTAATTCAAGTAATTGTGCCTCAAATTATGAGTCTAAAGGCACATCTTACAGATTCGTCAAAGGTatgctttattttgtctttctGGGGCTCATTATATCTAgcttttgtgtgtgtgtgtgtgtgtacacgCGGGCGCGcgtgtgtatgtatatatataaaggtgGGTGAAGcccaaatcaatttttcaacCCTCTACCTTCCTAGGATCCGAACTCGGTTGGCCAGCCAAATAATTCTGCTTGACTCAGTCAGGCCTGTCGGGCTCATTATATCCACCATATGACCATGTCTGAGGCCCTGAGTTATTGAATAACACTATCTACATCCGGCTAGGAAAACAATATTGCTTCAGTCTATttgaatttacttttttttgtgTTGGGGTTAGGGTAGGCCTTGAATTGCAAAGACGACATGATACCACCTGTTCACGCTAACCTGGATCAAGTTTGAAGCACGTTTAGTTGTGGTTGTTTCTTAGAATTCATCAAGTtcaaggaattttttttttttttaattttgtacatTTCAGAAGATATGGAATGTTGCGCTTGCAATATATAAGGGAAACCAAAGATAATGGGAGCAATTAAAATTACCTATATGATTGTCTTCTTGTTTATTGTTGGTTCTCTTAGGGTTTTCTAAGTGCTCGATATTGTTGtcttaatttctatttatctGCAAAAGTTTGAGATAATGCATTAGTGCCTACCAGTAAAAGTAATTGCAATTTGATACAGTATTTTGTTTGCTACTGATACTTTCAGGATGAGGAAGATGTGAAAGCCATTGATCGATTATTTGCTGACATGGGTGATTCATATGTTGAACTGATTGCAACTGGtatagattattttaatatctttgaGACTCTTAAAGATTTTGCATACTTTTCCTTCTTGTGGCTTGTActctaattaattcatatttctCCAGGTTAGATGAGTTAGGTTGTTTTACTATGATCACCTTCTGTCATTGATAACTTTCTTTTTACAGGTTCTGATGAATCAATGCTGATAGTACATGCATTGTTGGAAGTTGCTTCACACCCAGAATATGATATCGCTTCAATGACTTTTAACTTTTGGCACAGTCTTCAGGTTATTCTGACAAAAAGGTGAAACCTTCATGGCTTAACCAAGATAGATGGTTTTCTTTTCCTCCATGAAGCTcttaacataaaaattctaGTGTACCAGGGATTCCTATATCTCATTTGGTAATGAGGCATCTGCTGAAGCTGAGAGAAGTAGAAGGTTTCAGGTTTTTCGTTCAGCCTATGAGTCTCTTGTATCCTTGGTGAGTATGCTGATTAAGTTCATAAGTTCAATTTCTAATGTATCAACCTTAAATTTCTGCAAATATTTTTTGCACGGGCCTATGTTTCAAGAGAGAGACTTGGGCACTTCTGGTGCTATTCACTCTTCCACTAAATTCTTACCATGTATGTGTGTCTATTTAAAACAATCACATATGATTTATCTGGCAAAACCTTCTTTCAAGAAAATGGCAGTCTGGATTTCTAGATATTTGATGCAATTATTGTTAATGCTGACATTTTCCAACAATGCCAGTACttgcatcatcatcaccatcatcattattatttgaattaagtACTTGCAATAGTTTGGTTAGGTTACATTCTTGataactagaaaataaaataaaataaaataaaggttATCACTACTGTTGTTGATAATTGTGTCAACCTCTGTCTGTGTTCCTGCCAAGAATTGATTAATACTCTCCTTATGACTTATTTCTCCGACTGGAAGAATCAGCTGCATGGAATTCTTATTGGCCAATACTTCTGACTGCTATGGTTCTGCTTCACAGGTTAGCTTCCGAGTTCAATATCCCCAAGATTATCAAGACCTTTCTTTGGAGGACCTCAAGGAATTTAAACACACTAGATATGGTAATTATCCAAATTTGGTGTAATAAAGTGAAAGATAAAGTTTATTCAGCTATTAGCATTTATCTATAGGACCTTTCAACCAATACTTTCTGATTGctttagtaaataaaaattaggtATTTGGCATCTTCTTTGGATTGTTCTCCTTCTGAAAGGAAAAAGATTACATTACTAGTTCCTCCAAGTTATGCATGTTATATGTTCCTTTTCTTTAGAGCATAAAATAAGCAGAGGGTGTTTGATTATTcctatatttttcttgaaagaATGTTTGGTGGGAGCTGAGGCTTGCTTATCAGTGGAACCCGtgtatattttctttctcatatCTTTCTAATAGAAGtgaacaaaagataattaagtaatttgattttttggtCCTCATTCAGTGCCATCAACTGAGTGATTTGTTTCTCCATGTTGAAATGGTATTCTCTATCTTTTCTCCTTTTCCATGTGATTTAGTCACAGTTATCTTTTGAATGTGAAGGTTGTTCATCTGCctcttcttttatattttcatcttGATGAGACCTGGCGTGTTGCTCTTCTTCAACGCTAACGGAATCTGTGATGTTGATAGCTGTTGCGGATGTCCTAATCGATGCAGCATCAGTTTTAGGTGGTGATGCGACGCTGAAAATTCTGTACATAAAGTTTGTTGAGgtgtgttttatttactttgcTGCTGGATTATTGAGTTTGTAGTCAAGCATTTTGTTGGCAAAGGAAGGCAGAGGGAAAaagaagggggggggggggggaatagAACTTTGTAGCTCCTTGTTCTCTGTATGATTTTGTAGAAGATGGAAGAGCAGATGTGTTATTTACTATTCCAAATTGTCATTTCTTTCCCtctgttttcttatttatgaTTCTTCTATCATccttaagaaaaaaatcttttcttttttctttccttgttAATCCTGTTTTATGTTATcattatgtttgttttttggtaTAACATCTTATTTTGTGGTCTGAGTACATCCTTTTGAATTGATAAAGGGTGTAGCATGCTGTGGAAATAAACATAATGAATGGCGTCCAGCAGAAGCTGCTTTATTTTGTATCCGTGCTATATCTACTTATGTATCAGTTGTTGAAGCTGAAGTCATGCCCCAGGTTTGCCCCAAGTTCCTTCtcatgattcttttttttttattaaaaaaaaaaattcttcctGGTGATGTGATGCTAGGCTGCTCTTGCTGGTTAGGGCATGGCCATGTTGGCATGTTGCTCAATTTTgattcacatttttttctcaacatatttataatgtatgatattatgaaatttaccCCATTGCATTGCAGCTTGATAAGTGTTCTTGTGTTTTGATGACTTAAAATTCAGTGAGCCCCTTGTTTGGTTTGCTATAACTAATTGAGTGTTTTGcattgtaaattattataatatgaagtttctctttactttttctaactttgcattgatttttttttttaaattaaatctctGTTTGTTtgaaactaaaagaaattattgtcTTCTAAACTTCTATGCTTTACACAGGTTATGGCTTTGCTTCCGAAACTTCCTCAACAACCCCAACTGCTCCAGACTGGTATTCCATATGTGAAATTTCTtaccttttaatttatttattttaggaaGAGGGCCACTGGTGATGGTCTAGAGTAGAGATGGTGGAACATCGTTCCTGAGGCAGTAGTAGATGATTTTTAAACATGGTGTTCAGCTTCTAACCATGCAATAGTTGTTATTGAATCTTATCATTTGTTGCTGATATGTCATCTGTTTACCTCTTATCCTcagtttgtttaaccattggAGCATATTCAAAATGGTTTGATGCTGCATCAAGTGATCCATCTATATTGGCTTCAGTCCTCAGCATTCTCACAAGTGGCATGAGCACATCTGAAGATACGGCTGCAGCTGCAGCTTTGGCTTTTAGACACATTTGTGATGGTATGTAATATATTTGatcagaaaattttgtttgtttaccAACTGTTTTCAAACCAACGCAGCCCCGCCTCCTACCTCTCTTCAAATCCCCCGGGGGGGTTGGTGTTTGGGGTTGGAAATACGGTTGCTTTGATTTAAATGCCATTGGTTCCTCATAGGTGAAATGAATGGGTTACTTGTGCATGTGACAACAAAGAACTTATCAAGAAGatgatgttattttattatggacAAACTTTTATTTGCAACCTGTAATGCATTGAGTTTCTTATCTTCAGACTCGAGTGATCTTATTAACATAGATTGTTCATGGCTCTGCCATGAGGACACTCTTAAATTAAAGTTCTATCTGATAAATAGGAGTGTATGGGTTGAAATCTTCCAACCTTAATGTTATGTGGGCATCAGTGGGTCAAATCATATGAAACCAAGAGGTCAAAGGTTCAAATGCTGTTGGGGTCACCTAGCTAGGAACACGACGCATAATGGTTTCTGCTTAGAAGTAGTTATGGTTTTGAACATTGTATGCTGAGGGTTTTATGGATTACCAAAAGAATAATGGGCAACATAGTAGTAGAAAGCCTCGGaagaatgaataaattttggtTCACATCATGGAAATTTTTAAGATCCTTGTTCGGTTTGTGGTTGAAGGTGTGTTTGAGAGAGGGAATGGGGTGGATCGTTTAAATTTTGACTCATCCAGTTTATGGATATGCACATCTTGGAAATGTTTGGTGATTATGATATATCCTCTATGGTCTTAtatgtttgatatttttccGCATTATTGTTCAATTTCAATGCTGTTATTGACATGTGTTTTCTTTTGGCTGTCTTTACAACATATACCtttctaatttatatttgttttttcagtTGTTATATTCacttcaattattatttctttgtttattcaGTCACATATTATTACTGATGATGATTGTGTATTTATAGTGTATCAAGTAAATTGTAATGATTCATATTCAACTTGTAGATTGCCGGAAAAAGCTCTGTGGATACTTGGATGGCCTCTATAATGTATACCGCACAGCAGTTAATGGGGAAGGTAGTTTGAAAGTTTCTGCCGAGGACTCGTTGCATCTAGTTGAAGCCTTAAGGTAATTTTGTTGCCCAAGGCCAAAAATGATCACTGCTGCACAAGATGGAATTAAGTTCTGGATAAATGACTtgcttaatttctttaaatttatttttgcagCATGGTTATTACAGAACTTCGTCAAGATGATGCTAAGAAGGCTCTTGAGATGTTATGCTTGCCCGTTGTTACGCCATTACAGGTTAGTTCTGTTTCAATCGGTTTTGTGAgctttattttctcattaatGATACAATAGATTTATCATCCAACAAGCAGGAAATTATCAATCAAGGACCAGAAATATTGCAGAAGAAACATCCTCGTGACTTAACCGTTCATATCGATAGATTCGCTTACATTTTTAGGTATAGTTCAGTTCTGTCTTATACTGCTTCAATGTATTCAAATGTTCTGAATCTACAACTGCACTCAATTTTAGGTATGTAAATCATCCTGAAGCAGTGGCAGATGCAATACAAAGGCTTTGGCCCATATTCAAAGCTATATTTGATATGTGAGTTTCGTAACCTTCTGGTAACTAGAAAATCTTGAATTCACAATTGACTGTTGTCTAATCTCTCTTGAATATGTCTGGTGCAGTCGTGCTTGGGACATGCGAACAATGGAGTCTCTTTGTCGAGCTTGCAAATATGCTGTGAGTTAAATTAAACTTGTTCGAAATTTAGTAGTTAAAGTGCCTAAGTATAGCTTTCTTCTATATTAGTTAGGTGAATTTATGAATCTGATCATGAAGTAGTCTTGTACATGGTTGCATGggaaattaataatcaaattgacATTTTGATAGTGATGCTATAGATCTGTGTGCTAAGTTTCCTAATAATTTCTCAATTCTCTGTCTGTTGAGTTTTTTAGTCCCTCCATTGTACAACTTCCTCATGAGTGCTTTCAGTCTCCATGCATTATGCTTTCATGCCTTTCTCTGTTGTCTCTTTATTCTGATGTGTGAGATTATGAGCTTGCTACAACTTTGCATGTCTGCGAATTAAATGTGATTTACCAGATTTCTCTTGCCTGTAATGTCTTCTGCTGCATACCTATTCTTGTGTATTACTGATTCTCTATAGTGATGATCTAGATGTTGGTGTATGTGAGTCAAAGGGTAATTCTCCAACAGTATGCGTGGCAGCTTTTACAGTTTTACATAATTTTCAGTCAGTGGGAAGTAGTCTGCCTTATTAGGATCTTCTCAGTTTgcctaataataaaatatggcctgaaaggaatttttttttttaatttaataatatcttGGAACTACATCCTCCCACTTTGGTTGATTATAAGATACAATTTCTGTGCCAAgttgtttgaaatttaaagttgGTAAAATTTGCAGTTTTAAGGGAGGATTGTTGCTATTACATGGTTCACATGAACTGTAGTCACAAATTTGTGTGTATTAAGGTGATAATACTGGTTGATGTTTTCATTAGGTGAGAACTTCCAAAAGGTTTATGGGCATCACAATAGGAGCCATTCTGGAGGAGATTCAAGGCTTATATCAACAACATCAACAGCCATGCTTCCTTTATCTCTCCAGTGAAGTTATAAAGGTGGTCTTCCCTCCTGAAGTATTAGCATTAATATTCTAATTtccttttctattttaaacTTGAGCAGTTGCATATTTTGGGTGGCAGATATTTGGTTCTGACCCGTCTTGTGCAAGTTACTTGCATAATTTGATAGAAGCTCTTTTCAAGCGCACTACATGTCTTCTCACTAGTATTGAGGTGcgagtttaattttataaatgttgtATTGTCTTCTTTCCTGGAGTGGCCTCTAGTTCTCTTGCAACTTGATAATAAACCCTGCAGGAGTTCACTTCGAGACCAGATGTTGCAGATGATTGTTTCTTGTTGGCATCCAGATGCATTCGCTATTGTCCTCAACTCTTTATCCCATCTTCTGTATTTCCATCCTTAGTAGATTGCTCAATGATTGGGATCACAGTACAGCATAGGTtagcttctctctctctctctctctttctctttgtgTGTGGTTACTTATATTGAGCAgcataagatttttttgaatttgtggaTAGATGTGATGGTTTGGATCATTTTGTGTACATATAAATGTTGTTTATTAACAAGCAAGGAGGAAGAGTTAAAAATgaccattaaaaaattaatgcattaGTCCATTATATATTTTGCTTGGCAATCAAGTTAGTTTGGTGTTTACTTGTGTATCAAAGGACATTGGCAACAATAAAAATGGAATAATATGTTAAGAAATGATTTgataacataatt encodes:
- the LOC102620449 gene encoding transportin MOS14 isoform X4, with protein sequence MNSHPEFVPGFLELLTVLPEEVSNYKIAARPERRRQFEKELTSQMEVALSTLTACLHINELKEQVLEAFASWLRLKHRIPGSVLASHPLVLTALSSLHSEILSEASVNVISELIHYSAAGSSGGATVNMPLIQVIVPQIMSLKAHLTDSSKDEEDVKAIDRLFADMGDSYVELIATGSDESMLIVHALLEVASHPEYDIASMTFNFWHSLQVILTKRDSYISFGNEASAEAERSRRFQVFRSAYESLVSLVSFRVQYPQDYQDLSLEDLKEFKHTRYDLACCSSSTLTESVMLIAVADVLIDAASVLGGDATLKILYIKFVEGVACCGNKHNEWRPAEAALFCIRAISTYVSVVEAEVMPQVMALLPKLPQQPQLLQTVCLTIGAYSKWFDAASSDPSILASVLSILTSGMSTSEDTAAAAALAFRHICDDCRKKLCGYLDGLYNVYRTAVNGEGSLKVSAEDSLHLVEALSMVITELRQDDAKKALEMLCLPVVTPLQEIINQGPEILQKKHPRDLTVHIDRFAYIFRYVNHPEAVADAIQRLWPIFKAIFDIRAWDMRTMESLCRACKYAVRTSKRFMGITIGAILEEIQGLYQQHQQPCFLYLSSEVIKIFGSDPSCASYLHNLIEALFKRTTCLLTSIEEFTSRPDVADDCFLLASRCIRYCPQLFIPSSVFPSLVDCSMIGITVQHREASNSILTFLSDIFDLAKSCKGEEFLSVRDSVIIPRGASITRILIASLTGALPSSRLETVTYALLALTRAYGVRSLEWAKESVSLIPLTALAEVERSRFLQALSEAASGVDVNATMAPVEELSDVCRRNRTVQEIVQGALKPLELNRVLVL
- the LOC102620449 gene encoding transportin MOS14 isoform X1, producing MERGMELQNTVKEALNALYHHPDDAVRMQADRWLQDFQHTIDAWQVADNLLHDATSNLETLIFCSQTLRSKVQRDVEELPSEAVRGLQDSLNTLLKKFHKGPPKVRTQISIAVAALAVHISAEDWGGGGIVNWLRDEMNSHPEFVPGFLELLTVLPEEVSNYKIAARPERRRQFEKELTSQMEVALSTLTACLHINELKEQVLEAFASWLRLKHRIPGSVLASHPLVLTALSSLHSEILSEASVNVISELIHYSAAGSSGGATVNMPLIQVIVPQIMSLKAHLTDSSKDEEDVKAIDRLFADMGDSYVELIATGSDESMLIVHALLEVASHPEYDIASMTFNFWHSLQVILTKRDSYISFGNEASAEAERSRRFQVFRSAYESLVSLVSFRVQYPQDYQDLSLEDLKEFKHTRYDLACCSSSTLTESVMLIAVADVLIDAASVLGGDATLKILYIKFVEGVACCGNKHNEWRPAEAALFCIRAISTYVSVVEAEVMPQVMALLPKLPQQPQLLQTVCLTIGAYSKWFDAASSDPSILASVLSILTSGMSTSEDTAAAAALAFRHICDDCRKKLCGYLDGLYNVYRTAVNGEGSLKVSAEDSLHLVEALSMVITELRQDDAKKALEMLCLPVVTPLQEIINQGPEILQKKHPRDLTVHIDRFAYIFRYVNHPEAVADAIQRLWPIFKAIFDIRAWDMRTMESLCRACKYAVRTSKRFMGITIGAILEEIQGLYQQHQQPCFLYLSSEVIKIFGSDPSCASYLHNLIEALFKRTTCLLTSIEEFTSRPDVADDCFLLASRCIRYCPQLFIPSSVFPSLVDCSMIGITVQHREASNSILTFLSDIFDLAKSCKGEEFLSVRDSVIIPRGASITRILIASLTGALPSSRLETVTYALLALTRAYGVRSLEWAKESVSLIPLTALAEVERSRFLQALSEAASGVDVNATMAPVEELSDVCRRNRTVQEIVQGALKPLELNRVLVL
- the LOC102620449 gene encoding transportin MOS14 isoform X2; the encoded protein is MERGMELQNTVKEALNALYHHPDDAVRMQADRWLQDFQHTIDAWQVADNLLHDATSNLETLIFCSQTLRSKVQRDVEELPSEAVRGLQDSLNTLLKKFHKGPPKVRTQISIAVAALAVHISAEDWGGGGIVNWLRDEMNSHPEFVPGFLELLTVLPEEVSNYKIAARPERRRQFEKELTSQMEVALSTLTACLHINELKEQVLEAFASWLRLKHRIPGSVLASHPLVLTALSSLHSEILSEASVNVISELIHYSAAGSSGGATVNMPLIQVIVPQIMSLKAHLTDSSKDEEDVKAIDRLFADMGDSYVELIATGSDESMLIVHALLEVASHPEYDIASMTFNFWHSLQVILTKRDSYISFGNEASAEAERSRRFQVFRSAYESLVSLVSFRVQYPQDYQDLSLEDLKEFKHTRYAVADVLIDAASVLGGDATLKILYIKFVEGVACCGNKHNEWRPAEAALFCIRAISTYVSVVEAEVMPQVMALLPKLPQQPQLLQTVCLTIGAYSKWFDAASSDPSILASVLSILTSGMSTSEDTAAAAALAFRHICDDCRKKLCGYLDGLYNVYRTAVNGEGSLKVSAEDSLHLVEALSMVITELRQDDAKKALEMLCLPVVTPLQEIINQGPEILQKKHPRDLTVHIDRFAYIFRYVNHPEAVADAIQRLWPIFKAIFDIRAWDMRTMESLCRACKYAVRTSKRFMGITIGAILEEIQGLYQQHQQPCFLYLSSEVIKIFGSDPSCASYLHNLIEALFKRTTCLLTSIEEFTSRPDVADDCFLLASRCIRYCPQLFIPSSVFPSLVDCSMIGITVQHREASNSILTFLSDIFDLAKSCKGEEFLSVRDSVIIPRGASITRILIASLTGALPSSRLETVTYALLALTRAYGVRSLEWAKESVSLIPLTALAEVERSRFLQALSEAASGVDVNATMAPVEELSDVCRRNRTVQEIVQGALKPLELNRVLVL
- the LOC102620449 gene encoding transportin MOS14 isoform X3; the protein is MRCVCKPIDGCKIFNTPSMLGSNLETLIFCSQTLRSKVQRDVEELPSEAVRGLQDSLNTLLKKFHKGPPKVRTQISIAVAALAVHISAEDWGGGGIVNWLRDEMNSHPEFVPGFLELLTVLPEEVSNYKIAARPERRRQFEKELTSQMEVALSTLTACLHINELKEQVLEAFASWLRLKHRIPGSVLASHPLVLTALSSLHSEILSEASVNVISELIHYSAAGSSGGATVNMPLIQVIVPQIMSLKAHLTDSSKDEEDVKAIDRLFADMGDSYVELIATGSDESMLIVHALLEVASHPEYDIASMTFNFWHSLQVILTKRDSYISFGNEASAEAERSRRFQVFRSAYESLVSLVSFRVQYPQDYQDLSLEDLKEFKHTRYDLACCSSSTLTESVMLIAVADVLIDAASVLGGDATLKILYIKFVEGVACCGNKHNEWRPAEAALFCIRAISTYVSVVEAEVMPQVMALLPKLPQQPQLLQTVCLTIGAYSKWFDAASSDPSILASVLSILTSGMSTSEDTAAAAALAFRHICDDCRKKLCGYLDGLYNVYRTAVNGEGSLKVSAEDSLHLVEALSMVITELRQDDAKKALEMLCLPVVTPLQEIINQGPEILQKKHPRDLTVHIDRFAYIFRYVNHPEAVADAIQRLWPIFKAIFDIRAWDMRTMESLCRACKYAVRTSKRFMGITIGAILEEIQGLYQQHQQPCFLYLSSEVIKIFGSDPSCASYLHNLIEALFKRTTCLLTSIEEFTSRPDVADDCFLLASRCIRYCPQLFIPSSVFPSLVDCSMIGITVQHREASNSILTFLSDIFDLAKSCKGEEFLSVRDSVIIPRGASITRILIASLTGALPSSRLETVTYALLALTRAYGVRSLEWAKESVSLIPLTALAEVERSRFLQALSEAASGVDVNATMAPVEELSDVCRRNRTVQEIVQGALKPLELNRVLVL
- the LOC102620449 gene encoding transportin MOS14 isoform X5, coding for MNSRSRIPGSVLASHPLVLTALSSLHSEILSEASVNVISELIHYSAAGSSGGATVNMPLIQVIVPQIMSLKAHLTDSSKDEEDVKAIDRLFADMGDSYVELIATGSDESMLIVHALLEVASHPEYDIASMTFNFWHSLQVILTKRDSYISFGNEASAEAERSRRFQVFRSAYESLVSLVSFRVQYPQDYQDLSLEDLKEFKHTRYDLACCSSSTLTESVMLIAVADVLIDAASVLGGDATLKILYIKFVEGVACCGNKHNEWRPAEAALFCIRAISTYVSVVEAEVMPQVMALLPKLPQQPQLLQTVCLTIGAYSKWFDAASSDPSILASVLSILTSGMSTSEDTAAAAALAFRHICDDCRKKLCGYLDGLYNVYRTAVNGEGSLKVSAEDSLHLVEALSMVITELRQDDAKKALEMLCLPVVTPLQEIINQGPEILQKKHPRDLTVHIDRFAYIFRYVNHPEAVADAIQRLWPIFKAIFDIRAWDMRTMESLCRACKYAVRTSKRFMGITIGAILEEIQGLYQQHQQPCFLYLSSEVIKIFGSDPSCASYLHNLIEALFKRTTCLLTSIEEFTSRPDVADDCFLLASRCIRYCPQLFIPSSVFPSLVDCSMIGITVQHREASNSILTFLSDIFDLAKSCKGEEFLSVRDSVIIPRGASITRILIASLTGALPSSRLETVTYALLALTRAYGVRSLEWAKESVSLIPLTALAEVERSRFLQALSEAASGVDVNATMAPVEELSDVCRRNRTVQEIVQGALKPLELNRVLVL